Proteins from one Acropora muricata isolate sample 2 chromosome 9, ASM3666990v1, whole genome shotgun sequence genomic window:
- the LOC136930029 gene encoding protein phosphatase 1 regulatory subunit 3C-like, producing MSVELWPSYEKQTGMKTDAQQASSMQDSATPGSKRVCFADLVGLKLEFVKTITPCSSEDNLTALAGVVSAWKRTHYDINGNVSLGPRTKRLMPCFSPPSKSDGFMKRVFDQNVCLENIACENFVVTGIIRVTNLSYTKEVTVRCTLDDWDTYRDIWADFMSSCSNGKTDKFSFRISVPSDFELHRYMRFAIRYKVLNQEFWDNNNTKNYHVQCL from the coding sequence ATGAGCGTTGAACTTTGGCCAtcatatgaaaaacaaacagGGATGAAGACGGATGCTCAACAGGCAAGCTCCATGCAAGATAGTGCAACGCCGGGCTCCAAAAGAGTTTGCTTTGCAGATCTCGTTGGCCTCAAACTCGAGTTTGTCAAGACAATAACCCCATGTAGCAGCGAGGACAATTTGACCGCATTGGCCGGTGTTGTCAGCGCGTGGAAACGTACGCACTACGATATCAACGGCAATGTCTCCCTTGGACCGCGGACGAAACGTCTCATGCCGTGCTTTAGTCCTCCGTCGAAATCGGACGGTTTTATGAAGCGCGTCTTTGACCAAAATGTCTGTCTAGAGAACATTGCTTGCGAGAACTTTGTTGTTACAGGAATTATTCGAGTAACGAATTTATCATACACAAAGGAAGTCACTGTTCGTTGTACACTAGATGATTGGGACACTTACCGAGACATTTGGGCTGATTTTATGTCTTCTTGCTCTAACGGCAAAACCGACAAGTTTAGCTTCCGTATCTCTGTACCTTCTGACTTTGAATTGCATCGATACATGCGCTTTGCAATCCGCTATAAAGTCTTGAATCAAGAGTTCTGGGACAACAATAACACAAAAAATTATCATGTACAGTGCCTATAG
- the LOC136930027 gene encoding protein phosphatase 1 regulatory subunit 3B-like, protein MRKVHSVFPPFSDDDELDGNGDGNGSHSILRNHSRSLPPRKKSVQFADGCGKPLVSVYSDDEYNIHMALQITKRELQRAKKTLHLLFSQPVASDDFRARLEEQSVCLENAVASQNSVWGTIKVKNVCFHKKVLVRYSLDHWTSSIDLDGAYVPDSNDGATDRFSFALTLPEYFLATGGMLEFAVRFEAEETEFWDNNNGQNYRIECREAPPRRINRMASLFRDNHFTA, encoded by the coding sequence ATGAGAAAGGTGCATTCTGTGTTTCCTCCTTTTTCAGACGATGATGAACTGGACGGCAATGGAGATGGAAATGGCAGCCATTCCATACTTCGCAACCACAGTCGATCGCTTCCGCCACGAAAAAAAAGCGTTCAATTTGCGGATGGATGTGGAAAGCCTCTCGTTTCTGTTTACAGCGATGATGAATACAACATCCATATGGCGTTGCAAATAACGAAGCGAGAACTTCAGCGAGCGAAAAAGACTTTACACCTCCTTTTCTCTCAACCTGTTGCCTCGGACGATTTTCGAGCAAGACTTGAAGAACAGAGTGTTTGTTTAGAGAATGCTGTGGCCTCGCAAAATTCTGTCTGGGGAACTATAAAGGTGAAAAACGTATGTTTTCACAAAAAGGTTCTGGTGCGATATTCTTTAGACCACTGGACTTCGAGCATCGATCTGGACGGCGCTTACGTTCCCGATTCAAACGATGGAGCCACAGACAGGTTTTCGTTCGCACTTACACTACCGGAGTATTTCCTTGCAACGGGTGGTATGTTAGAATTTGCTGTTCGCTTCGAAGCAGAAGAAACAGAGTTTTGGGACAATAACAATGGGCAGAATTATCGAATCGAGTGTCGGGAAGCGCCTCCTCGCAGAATCAACAGAATGGCCAGTCTATTTCGGGACAATCATTTCACAGCATAA
- the LOC136930028 gene encoding protein phosphatase 1 regulatory subunit 3D-like, whose protein sequence is MFKTNFGRNNYSLFPCKGGNVKVMGMKEEMDEFPRALSPDCLSPKRHVHFADLDGQKLVSVKVITPANSEEDLSGCKSSDSLNQGALPIHFKRFRCCFTQPVTEESFSERVMERNVCLENAVFYGFSMTGIVKVKNIAFAKEVTARYTVDGWQNYRDVWADYVPKSSDGETDRFRFRISIPQDVEVGGKLEFAIRYRTAGEEYWDNNFHRNYTAECFLHAIVDK, encoded by the coding sequence atgtttaaaacaaactTTGGCCGAAACAACTACTCTTTATTCCCATGCAAGGGAGGAAATGTCAAGGTGATGGGCATGAAGGAAGAAATGGACGAATTTCCCCGCGCATTGTCGCCAGATTGTTTATCGCCCAAACGCCATGTTCACTTCGCTGATTTGGATGGTCAGAAACTCGTTTCTGTCAAAGTAATCACGCCAGCAAACAGCGAGGAGGACCTCTCGGGCTGCAAGTCATCCGACAGCTTAAACCAAGGTGCATTGCCGATTCATTTTAAGCGATTTCGTTGTTGTTTTACGCAGCCAGTCACTGAGGAGAGTTTCTCAGAGCGGGTGATGGAGCGAAATGTTTGTTTAGAAAACGCTGTATTCTACGGCTTCTCAATGACAGGAATTGTGAAAGTGAAAAACATCGCTTTCGCCAAGGAAGTCACAGCTAGGTATACTGTCGATGGTTGGCAAAATTATAGGGATGTTTGGGCTGACTATGTGCCGAAATCATCAGATGGAGAAACAGACAGATTTCGATTTAGAATTTCTATTCCTCAAGATGTAGAAGTTGGAGGAAAACTTGAGTTCGCTATTCGATATCGTACAGCTGGTGAAGAATACTGGGACAATAATTTCCATCGAAATTACACTGCAGAATGTTTTCTCCATGCTATAGTGGATAAATAA